A window of Chthoniobacterales bacterium genomic DNA:
TTTCACCAGATGCTCGATCCGGGGCGTCATCCCTCGGTGGTTCTTCATCTCGCCATCGACCCCGGCGAGGTGGACTGCAACGTGCACCCCGCGAAACGCGAAGTGCGGTTCCGGCGGGGCGGTGCCGTGCGTGATGCGGTGAGCGCGGCCATCGGCGGGGCTCTGCGCGCCGCCCGGGCCGAGTGGTTGAAGCCGGCCAAAGTTCACGTGATGGCGCGGATCGAGACGCGACCGCCGGCGCCGTCCGTTCCAGCCGCCGCGCCCGCCGCCCATCACCAGCCCGCGTTGCCGGTTGCTTCGGCGCCCGAGGCGCGCTCCGCGGAAATGGTGGTTTCGGGTGCGGGGCAAAGCGGCGAGGCCGCCGCGCGGGGGGGCTCGGAAAACTTCCGTCTCATCGGAGCGTTGTCGCTGCGTTATCTGTTGCTCGAGGGGGGTGAAGGACTGGTCCTGCTCGACATGGCGGCGGCGCGACGGCGCATCCTTTTCGAGCGTTTGCAACGCGGCGCCCAAGGCGTGCCGGTTTCCTCGCAGCGCCTTTTGCCGTCGGTGGTGCTCGAACTCGGACCCCGGGAGCACGAGGTCGTGGCTTCCAATGCGCGTATCCTTTGCGACTCGGGGTTTCTCATCGAGCCGTTCGGAACGCAGGCGCTGAAAGTCGAGGCGTTGCCCGATTTTCTTGCGGGGCGCGACCCGCGCCGTGTGCTCGAGGAATTTGCCGCGGAGTGCCTGCACGGCGAGTCGCGGCCGCGGGGACCGATGCCGCACGAGGCGGTGCGGCGGGCCGTGGCGCGGATGGGCGCCCGCGACGGGGATGTGCGCGACGAGCGCGAGCAGCGCGCGCTGGTGGTGCAATTGCTCGCCTGCGAGCTGCCGTATTGCGATCCCGACGGAAGGCCGGTGATGCTGCAATTTTCCTGGCGTGAGCTGGACCGCAAGTTCGGGCGCGACTGACGGACGCGTGGCGCCTTGCACGCGGGGGCATGCCTTCATTACAAACAAACGATGTCAGGTTTGCGCATAGAACCCGCCACACTCGATGATTTGCCGCTGCTGGCGGATTTGTTGGCGGATCTTTTCACCAGCGAGGCGGAATTCAGCCCCGATCAAGCCAAACAGCTGCGCGGCCTTCGCCTCATCCTCGAGCAGCCGAACCGCGGGAGAATTTTCGTCCTGCGCAACAACATGCGCATCATCGGCATGATCAATCTGCTCTTCACCATCAGCACGGCGGAGGGCGGCTTCGTCGTGCTCCTTGAGGATCTCGTGGTGCATGCCGATCACCGGGGGCAGGGGCACGGGAGTCGTTTGCTCGAGCACGCCATCGCCTTCGCGAGGGATAAAAATTTTCTCCGCATCACGCTGCTGACCGACCGGGCGGACGATCGCGTGCTCGACTTTTACCGCAGGCACGGTTTTGTCGCCTCGGGAATGTTGCCGATGCGTCTGCTGCTCGGCTCCGCGGGCGGCGGTGCGTTGTGAGCGCGAACCCGCGCACCGCTTTTCTGCTTTGTGCAGGATGGGGACAGCGGTTGCAGCCGTTGACCGATCAGATCCCCAAACCGCTCGTTCCCATCTGCGGTGTCCCGCTTTGCGAGTTCGCCTTGGCGCGGATCGCCGCGCTCGGTGTCGAACGCATCGTTATCAACACGCACCGGTTGCCCGGGGAATTTGTCCGCCTCTTTCCCGACTATCCGCGTGCCTCGCGTTATGCGCAGGCGGAGGTTTTCTTCCGCCACGAGCCGGATTTGCTCGAAACGGCGGGCGGGCTCAAGAACGTCGAGGATCTGCTGCTGCCGGGGCCCGTGCTCGTGCACAACGGTGACATACTTGCCGGGCTCGACCTCGCGAGGCTCCTGGCGGTGCATGCATCGGCAGGCAACCTCTGCACACTCGCGCTGCGTTCATCCGGCGGTCCGTTGCAGGTGGGTTTCGATGACGCGGCCGGCCGCGTGACAGACATCCGCGGCGAACTCGGATCGCCCGCGCCGCGTTTCCTCTACACGGGAATTTGCGTGGTTGATCCGGCGCTGCTCGCGCGCGTGCCGACGAAGACCGCGATTTCTTTCGTGCCCGTGTGGCTCAATGTCATCCGGTCCGGCGGGAAGATCGGCGGCGTCGTTCTGGACGAAGGTGTTTGGCGGGATATCGGCACCGTCGAGGAATACCTGCGCATTCACCGCGATCTTGCGGCGGGCACTGTGGTGCTCGATCCGCCGGCCGGCGCCCCGGAAGGATGGCCGGTGTGGAGGATGCCGGGCGCGGAAGTGTCGCCCGACGCGAGCTTGTCCGGTTGGAACTGGGTCGGTGCGGATTGCGCTGTCGGGGCGGGGGCACGGGTCGGGAATTCCATCCTCTGGCGCGGCGCCCGCGTCGCCGACGGCGCGAGTGTGGTATCGTCCGTCGTGCGCGAAGGCATGGTTGCCGAGGGCGAAATGGAAAATACCGTGGTATGAAAGAACTTTTCGATTGGGCTGCGCGGGTGTGTCCGGCGTCCGCCGGCGGGGACTGGACGGAAATCCGCCGCGGCGGGTCGGACCGCCGATTCTGGCGCGGCGCCGGCGCGGCGGCCGGCCTTGTGGCGGTCTGCTACGGAACGGAAAAAATCGAAAACGCAACATATGCCGCGTGTGCCGGGTTTCTTCTGCGCAGCGGCGTGAATGTGCCGCGGGTTCTGGGCCATGAAGCGGGACGGCGCTTCCTTCTCCTCGAGGATGAGGGGGAAGAGGATTTGTGGTCGAAGCGCGGGGCCGCTTGGGACGAGCGCCGGGGTCTTTATTGCCGCGCGCTGGAACAAGCCTCGCGTATTCACGCGGCCGATCTTGCCGCGGCGCAGGCGGCGGGAATCTTGCAGGCGCCCTTCGACGAGGCTCTTTACCTCTGGGAGCAGGATTATTTTTTCGAGTATTTCATGCGCGGTGACGAAGGCGTGCGTTCCGCGGTCCCGTTGTCCGGTCAGGCGGTCCGGTTGGCCTCGCTGCCGCGCGTGCTGCTTCACCGCGATTTCCAATCGCAGAACATCCTGCTTCGCGGCGACAGCGTGGCCTTGATCGATTTCCAGGGAATGCGCGCGGGGTTGGCCGCTTATGACGTGGCCTCGCTGATTTACGATCCCTACGTGCCGATGTCCGAAGCCGAGCGCGAAGAAATGTCGGCATTTTACGCGGGATTGGCGGGCCGGACCGGGGATCCGTCGTGGGCGGACGAGCTTCGCGCGTGCGCGCGTCAGCGGTTGATGCAGGCGCTCGGAGCCTACGGTTTTCTCGGGCGGGTGAAGGGTCGCACGCATTTTCTCGGCCACATCCCCGCGGCTGCCGAACGTCTTGCGTCCTTGTGCGAAACGGAAGCAGATTGGTATCCACTGGCTGCCGTCGCGCGTCGCGCGGCCGCAGAATACGGCACGTGAAAAAGGACACGGTCATCATCGAAAATGTGCAGCCGCTGCTCGACGGCGGACGCTACGCGGTCAAGCGCATGGCCGGCGAACCCGTGCGCGTCACGGCGGATGTTTACAAGGATGGGCACGACGTCATTTCCGTCCTCCTCAAATGGCGCAAAAGCGGCGCGAGGAAATGGCACGAGTCCCCGATGTCGCACGAGGGCAACGATGTGTGGGCCGGCGTTTTCGTTCCCGGGGAAATCTCCGACTACGAATTCACCGTCGAGGCATGGCCCGATGCCTATGCTTCATGGAGTGACGAGTTCGCCCGCAAGCACGCGGGCGGGCAGAAGGATCTGTCGTCCGAGATCGCGGAGGGAGTTCATCTGCTGCAGGCGGGTGCCCGGCGCGCGGGGAAGCGTCCGGCAGCGGCCGCGCTTCGGGCGGCGGCCCGCGCCTTGGCTGTGGCGGACCGGCAAAAAGCGGCCGCGCTGGCGGCGGATCAGCAAACAGCCAAGCTCATGGCGGAGTTCCCGAACCGTGCCATGGCGACCGAGTTCCGCCCCCACGCGAAAATCATGAGCGAGCGTCGCCGTGCGCTCTTCGCTGCGTGGTATGAGTTTTTTCCCCGCTCCGCCGGCGGGCGCGGAGACCGCGGTTCGACTTTTCGCGAGTGCGTGGCGCGCCTTGATGACGCGAAAGCCATGGGCTTCGACGTGATCTATTTTCCGCCGATCCACCCGGTCGGCGTGACCAAGCGCAAAGGCCGCAACAATTCGCTGGTTTGCGGGCCCGGTGACCCCGGTGTTCCTTATGCCATCGGAAACCGCCACCAAGGCTGCCCGCATGGCGGGGGCCACCGCGACGTCGCACCCGAACTCGGAACCCTCGAGGATTTCGAGTGGCTGGTCGGGGAGGCAAAAAAGCGGGGGATGGAAATCGCCCTGGACTTCGCACTCAACTGTTCGCCCGACCATCCTTACGTGGCCGATCATCCCGAATGGTTTTTCCACCGTCCGGACGGCACGATCAAATACGCGGAAAACCCTCCGAAAAAATACGAGGACGTTTACCCGCTCGATTACCACAACCCCAAGTGGCGGGAGCTTTGGGAGGAGTTGAGGGACGTGATCCTCTGGTGGGCGGGGCGCGGGGTGCGCACGTTCCGCGTGGACAACCCGCACACCAAGCCGCTGGCGTTCTGGGAGTGGCTCATCACCGAGACGCGCAAGAAATATCCCGACCTCATCTTTCTCAGCGAGGCTTTCACCAAGCCGAAGATGATGCGCGTTCTGGCCAAAGCCGGCTTTTCGCAGAGCTACACCTATTTCACCTGGCGCAACACCAAGCACGAACTCACGGAATATTTTTCCGAACTGACCGCGCCGTGGTCGGCCGATTACTTCCGCCCCAACCTTTTCACCAACACACCCGATATTCTTCCATTCTTCCTGCAGCATGGCGGGCGCGCTTCGTTCATGATCCGCGCCGTCCTCGCGGCAACGCTGTCGCCGCTTTACGGCATCTACAGCGGATTCGAGCTTTGCGAGAATGCGGCGCTGCCGGGACGCGAGGAATATCTCGACAGCGAGAAATACCAGTTCAAGCAGCGTGATTGGAACGCGCCCGGGAACATCAAAAGCCTGATCACGCGCCTTAACCGGATCCGCAACCAGAATCCGGCCCTGCAGCACCTCGCGAACCTGCGATTTCTTCATGCCGACAACGACCACATCCTTTTCTATGCCAAAGCCACGGCCGGCAACGTGCTCCTGATTGCGGTCAACCTCGACCCGCACAACAGGCAGTCCGCGTGGGTCGATGTTCCGCTCGGCGATTTCGGGCTGCCGTGGGAGGCGGATTACGCGGTCGAAGATCTTCTTACCGGCGAGCGCTTCGGGTGGCACGGGCGCCGCAATTACGTGATGCTCGACCCTCATGAACGCCCGGCACACATCCTGCGATTGCGGTGAGCATGCAATTCCGGCGTTGATTTCGCCAGCCCGAGCCCGTATCCAGACCGTCCCGATTCGAACCCGATAAAACATCATGGGAAAACTTTACGACAATATCGTGCAGACCGTCGGCCGGACGCCGCTGGTGAAATTGAACCGCGTGAGCGAGGGTGCCGGTGCCACCGTGGCCCTCAAATGCGAGTTTTTCAACCCGCTCGGGAGCGTGAAAGACCGCATCGGTATGGCCATGATCGAAGACGCGGAGAAGAAAGGCCTGCTGAAAAAGGATACCGTCATCATCGAGCCCACCAGCGGCAACACGGGCATCGCGCTGGCCTTCGTCGCCGCCGCCAGGGGCTACAAACTCATCCTCACCATGCCCGAGACCATGAGCGTCGAGCGCCGCACCCTGTTGGCCATGCTCGGTGCGCAGCTGGTGCTGACGCCCGGCGCGGAGGGTATGAAAGGCGCGATTGCCAAGGCCGAGGAAATTCTGAAAAACACGCCGAACGGCTGGATGCCGCAGCAGTTCAAAAATCCGGCGAACCCCGACATCCACGCCAAAACCACGGCCGAGGAGATTTGGGAAGACACTGACGGCAAAATCGACGTCTTTGTTTCCGCCGTGGGAACCGGGGGCACCTGCACGGGAGTCGGCGAGGTGATCAAAAAGCGCAAGCCGGGCTTCAAGGTCGTGGCGGTGGAACCCAAAGATTCGCCGGTCATCACGCAGACGCGCGCCGGTCAGCCGGTCAAGCCGGGGCCCCACAAAATCCAAGGCACGGGCGCCGGCTTTGTCCCCGACAATCTTCATCTGGACGTGGTCGACGAGGTGGTCACCGTTTCCAATGACGACGCTTTCGCCATGGCCCGCCGCCTGGCCAAAGAAGAAGGCATCCTTGCAGGTATCAGCTCCGGGGCGAACGTCGTGGCCGCACTCGAGTTGGCCAAGCGCCCCGAAAACAAAGGCAAGCTAATCGTCACCGTCGCCTGCTCGACGGGCGAGCGCTACCTCAGCACCGCTCTCGCCGATGAGGCGCGCGCCGCGGTTTCCTCCTGAGTTATGGACGAACACCGTCGATCGGTCCTGATGCCGGCTGTCGATCCCGCGCTGGAGATGACGGCGGGCGATTTGTTTTGGCAGGAGCATGGGCGCAAAGTGATTGTCGCGCTCGTCGCGCTCGTCGTGTTGATCACGGGAGCCGGCGTGTGGTTTTGGAACTCGGCGCGATTGCGTGCCTCCGCAGAATCTCTTTACAGCTCGGCAACCGGGCCGGACGGATGGCGCGAAGTCATCGAAAAGTATCCCGGCTCGCTGGCGGCTGGAAATGCTTCGCTCGAGTTGGCCTCCTCGCTGCGTGCCGGGGGCAACCTTGACGGCGCGGTGGCCGAACTCGAGAGATTTGTCTCTTCGCAGCCGGATCATCCTCTGGCCGGGGCAGGCGTGCTCGCTCTCGGCGAACTGCGCCGGGCCCAAGGCAAGACGGATGCCGCGCTCGAGGAGTTCCGCACCGTATCCAGCAAATACAAGGATTCGTATGCCGCTCCGCTGGCCATGTTGGCCGAGGCGGAGATTCTGTCTGTCAAAAACGGCGGGCAGGGAGAGGCCCGGGCCGTCCTGGAGTCGATCGGATCCCTCTATCCGGGAACGCCTGCTGCCATGATGGCCGGGGCGCAACTGTCCCGCTTGCTTCCGGCTGCGCAACCCCCTCTCGCAGCCCCGCCTGCACCGGCGGCGCCTTGAAATTGGGGTTTGACTGCCGGTGCTTTTGGGTCATTTGTATTCTGTGCTTATTCGCCCCCTCGTCGTCAGACTCGGCCTGCTGGCCGTGGTTTGCATTTTTGCGTCCGGATCGCTTCATGCCGCCATGCTTGCGAAGTCCGAAGGTGCGGCCAAGGTGCTGGTCAACAGCCAAGAGTCGCCGGCCGCGTCTCTGGTCAACTCCACTCTTGCTCCCGGCACAACCGTCAGCACTGGCGAGGATGGCAAGGTGATGATCGAGGTCGCGCCCGGTATCGTCATCGAACTCCAGCCCAACTCGCAAGTGACCATCGGCGAAATGTCCATGGACAAAATCACCGACGAACTGGGCAACCCGATCCCCCAATACACCATCACGCTGACTTTGGGCACGATCGTGGCAGTCCATTCCGACTCAGGCCTTGCCGACGCGGCTCTTCTCGTTGTCACGCCGCGCGGCAACATCAGTCCGGTGCTGCCCGGCCAGACGGTCATCACGGTTGATGGGTCCAATCCCGAGACTTCCACGGTCACGGTTGCATCGGTCACCGGTTCGGAGATAGCGACCACCACCGAGGGCGAACAAATTCCTGTCGCAGAGGGCAC
This region includes:
- a CDS encoding tetratricopeptide repeat protein, encoding MDEHRRSVLMPAVDPALEMTAGDLFWQEHGRKVIVALVALVVLITGAGVWFWNSARLRASAESLYSSATGPDGWREVIEKYPGSLAAGNASLELASSLRAGGNLDGAVAELERFVSSQPDHPLAGAGVLALGELRRAQGKTDAALEEFRTVSSKYKDSYAAPLAMLAEAEILSVKNGGQGEARAVLESIGSLYPGTPAAMMAGAQLSRLLPAAQPPLAAPPAPAAP
- the mutL gene encoding DNA mismatch repair endonuclease MutL produces the protein VVERPASVLKELLENSLDAGARQIEVEVRGAGTALVRVTDDGAGMDREDALMAIERHATSKITSAADLSAVRTMGFRGEALPSIASVSEFRLLTRPAQSECGTEVAVRGGKLSFVRDAGCAAGTTTEVKSLFFNVPARRKFLRSAATETAHLDRAIETLALAFPSVAIRYLRDGRDAHRLPATEDLGVRVKDLFGAEERAAMVDVPEFEQDGIRVTGLVSRPGATRADRTRQFFFVNGRAVESGFLAAGLREAFHQMLDPGRHPSVVLHLAIDPGEVDCNVHPAKREVRFRRGGAVRDAVSAAIGGALRAARAEWLKPAKVHVMARIETRPPAPSVPAAAPAAHHQPALPVASAPEARSAEMVVSGAGQSGEAAARGGSENFRLIGALSLRYLLLEGGEGLVLLDMAAARRRILFERLQRGAQGVPVSSQRLLPSVVLELGPREHEVVASNARILCDSGFLIEPFGTQALKVEALPDFLAGRDPRRVLEEFAAECLHGESRPRGPMPHEAVRRAVARMGARDGDVRDEREQRALVVQLLACELPYCDPDGRPVMLQFSWRELDRKFGRD
- a CDS encoding GNAT family N-acetyltransferase; the encoded protein is MSGLRIEPATLDDLPLLADLLADLFTSEAEFSPDQAKQLRGLRLILEQPNRGRIFVLRNNMRIIGMINLLFTISTAEGGFVVLLEDLVVHADHRGQGHGSRLLEHAIAFARDKNFLRITLLTDRADDRVLDFYRRHGFVASGMLPMRLLLGSAGGGAL
- the cysK gene encoding cysteine synthase A; the encoded protein is MGKLYDNIVQTVGRTPLVKLNRVSEGAGATVALKCEFFNPLGSVKDRIGMAMIEDAEKKGLLKKDTVIIEPTSGNTGIALAFVAAARGYKLILTMPETMSVERRTLLAMLGAQLVLTPGAEGMKGAIAKAEEILKNTPNGWMPQQFKNPANPDIHAKTTAEEIWEDTDGKIDVFVSAVGTGGTCTGVGEVIKKRKPGFKVVAVEPKDSPVITQTRAGQPVKPGPHKIQGTGAGFVPDNLHLDVVDEVVTVSNDDAFAMARRLAKEEGILAGISSGANVVAALELAKRPENKGKLIVTVACSTGERYLSTALADEARAAVSS